AGAGGGGCCGCCGATCCACCTTCCTTACCGAACCGCATCGCCAGTCACTGTTTTTCGACGCAAAATCGATGCAAAATATTCCTTGACAAACAAAAACAGCCCCCCTATACTTCCGAACACTAAAGATAATATCTTATCAATTCAATCAATTATATTCGGAGAGGGGGCTTATATCTTTCAGAACAGTAAATCCGACTATCGGGGTCGCAACTATGTTAGCTATCTCGGCGGGGTGGGCATCCAGAGGACCGAGCGGCTTTTTGTTTCCGTGCTGGCCAAAGGCTCATCCCCGCGCTCCGAGGGAGCGGATGCCCAGGCTGAGGGACGACTGAAGGTGAACCATATGCACTCACGCCGCCTATCTTGGGAAATCTATGGGCTCACCGACTTTTCCGACGCAAGCCCCGATTTCGGTGGCGGATTGATCTTGGTGTATCAGTTTTGATCAGTATATTTTTGGAATAGACATATCAAGATGATTGATGTAGATTCAGATAGAAATGAACGAGCTAAATAAAGATGGTTTTCGTTACCAACCGGATATTAACTGGTAACATCGTCAATAATTTATTCAGAAAGGATTCAACCATGAAGATGAAATATGCTTTTCTTCCCGTCATAGCAGCGCTCATCCTCGCCCTTGCTGCCACTGTCTATGCGGGTGTTATTGAAGAGTTTGCCACTCTGGAACGCGCCTATGTTCCTGCTCTTGCGCTGACCAATCAACCCACCAAGCCGGTATCTCAAGTCCAGGAGTCATTACGGCGTCTCGACAAGGCTTGGCAGGGTTTCGTCCAAGCTACGGCCTCACAGATTAAATCAAACCCTGCCCTTGCAAAAGTCGTCACAGAGTCGAGACAAAAGATATCGAGAGCTGATGCTCTCGTTGCTGCCGACAAAAGGCATGACGCCCATGAATCCCTTGAATACATCAGGACCGCTTTCTGGAAAATCCGCACCGATATGGGCATCGACTATTTACCCGATCGATTCACGGCATTCCACGACCCCATGGAGGAATTTGCCGAAGATATCTCGAAACCGGGCTCGGATCCCAAAAAGCTCAAGACCGCCCTTACCGGGCTTTCAAGGCTATGGAGCGATGTAGAGAGATCAGGGATAGACGCTGCCCTCTTTAAATTGTCCCCCGAACGGGCAGAAACATACGCTAAGCAGGTCAGGAAAGAGCGTGAGATCTTGAATCAACTGGCGGGTCTGATCGATTCAGGCAATATCGAGGCCCTTTCCAAGGCAGCCGTGGCAATGAAATCAAATTTCGCGCAAACCTATTTCGCTTTTGGTGATTTTTCCGGTCTTCAGTAACCCTCTTGTCCATATTGGGACCTGAACCCCAAAGGGGATTCATTTTAATTTTTTCTCGATGGGACAAATTTGTTTGTCTAACTATGATATTGTATTATTCTACTACCTATCTTTATAAAAGACCTAAGATACGGAATCAATATGAGCTTTCTACGCTCTCAGCAGGTAAATAGAGTGGAGGATTGTCTATGGACAAGGCATTAGTGATTGTCGGTGCCGGCGCTGCAGGAGGTTCCGTAGCTGCCGAGGCAAAAAGAGGCGATCCCGGTCTTTCCGTCACCATGATCGAACAAGGGCCTCACGTAGCAACCGCAGCCTGACCTATGCCGTATTACATCGGCGATGTAATCAAGGATGAACGGAAGCTGACGGCGCGTACCCCGGCAAAATTCCGGGAATCAGGCATTGAGGTTATTATCAATACCAAGGTCGAACAGATTGATCCGGTCAGCCAAGTCGTCCGTCTTGATAGCGGCGCCTCCCTGCCCTACGATTTACTTGCCATCGGAACGGGCACAGCACCCCGCATGCCCGGCATACCCGGAGAAGACATGGAAGGGGTGTTTATCCTGAAAAGACTGAGCGATGCACTGAGGATCAAAGCCTACCTCAAGGAGACGGCTTGCCGGAAGGCCATTATCATCGGGGCCGGCTTTATCGCTATGGAAGTCTGCGAGGCCTTCGTGACTAGGGGAATCGCAACAGAGGTTATCCACGGGTAAGCTTCCAGTCAACCGCGGGGACCCGGCATTGGGCCTAATGATTTTCGACGAACTCAAGAAGCACGATGTCGCTTTTACTGCTGATACGAAACCTCGATCTATCGAGAGAGGATCTGCCTACCGGTTACGCTTGAACACGAATCACGGACCCAAGGAGGGAGATATAATCCTCATAGCAGTCGGCGTCAAGCCAGATACGTCTTGCAGAGTCGATGGGCCTGGCCCTTGGCAAATCTGGCGCTATTGCGGTTAATTTCTCCCAACAAACCTCTGTAGAAAATATCTATGCCGCCGGCGACTGTTGCGAGTCCTTTCACCGGATCAGCAAGCGATGGGGGAACATCCCTTTGGGCGACATCGCCAACAAGCAAGGCCGCGTTGCTGGAAGCAATATTGGTGGCAAACCTATGATATTCCCCGGTGTTGTCGGTGCCCAGTCTTTCCAGATTTTCAGCCTGGAGGCGGCCGCAACGGGTCTTACAGAAAGTGAGGCCCGGGTATCCGGTTTTCATCCCGTCAGCTTGATCACTTGGGGAAATGCCTCCGCCAATGCTATGCCAGATGCGAAGAAGATAGGTCTCAAACTGATCGCAGACGGGGCGACGGCAAGGCTGATTATGAACATCAAGCTTCGCTTTCA
This portion of the Syntrophales bacterium genome encodes:
- a CDS encoding lycopene cyclase family protein; the protein is MDKALVIVGAGAAGGSVAAEAKRGDPGLSVTMIEQGPHVATAA
- a CDS encoding FAD-dependent oxidoreductase; this translates as MPYYIGDVIKDERKLTARTPAKFRESGIEVIINTKVEQIDPVSQVVRLDSGASLPYDLLAIGTGTAPRMPGIPGEDMEGVFILKRLSDALRIKAYLKETACRKAIIIGAGFIAMEVCEAFVTRGIATEVIHG
- a CDS encoding FAD-dependent oxidoreductase encodes the protein MGLALGKSGAIAVNFSQQTSVENIYAAGDCCESFHRISKRWGNIPLGDIANKQGRVAGSNIGGKPMIFPGVVGAQSFQIFSLEAAATGLTESEARVSGFHPVSLITWGNASANAMPDAKKIGLKLIADGATARLIMNIKLRFQKIYEVDPLVCPKCQGAMRIISFIEDPSVIRAILEHLGLWLVRAKPLPKAHAPPIRRLRSKASNTR